Proteins co-encoded in one Flavivirga eckloniae genomic window:
- a CDS encoding LysR family transcriptional regulator: MSYQIEFRHIKYFLAVAEDLHFRKAAERLYISQPGLSRQIKQMEDDLGVSLFERHNRKVILTKAGEYLKTELSLNVKRLEHTFYHAKLLNDGKKGDLKFGYVGSAMQEIIPSLLVAFKKEHPDVIFNLKEMDNHKQIEGLLSYDLDLGFVRLDRVPKELEIKPILKEHFCLVLPHDHKLNKENFKGLYQLREEPFILFDPKYSATYFEKVMQIFDDSGFPPIVSHNTIHASSIYKLVESNFGVSIVPKSLIDRNNKQIKFIELTKIKQKTTLSMVWNRHNRNPILHSVFDFILKPAGK; this comes from the coding sequence ATGAGTTATCAAATAGAATTTAGACATATTAAATATTTTTTGGCAGTTGCCGAAGATTTACACTTTAGAAAAGCTGCTGAACGGTTGTATATTTCTCAGCCCGGATTAAGCAGACAGATTAAACAAATGGAAGATGATCTAGGGGTTTCTTTGTTTGAAAGACATAATAGGAAAGTTATATTAACTAAGGCTGGTGAGTATTTAAAAACAGAGTTATCTCTAAACGTAAAACGTTTAGAGCATACGTTTTATCATGCTAAACTATTGAATGATGGGAAAAAGGGTGATTTAAAATTTGGCTATGTTGGGTCTGCCATGCAAGAAATAATTCCAAGTTTACTGGTCGCGTTTAAAAAAGAGCATCCCGATGTTATTTTTAATTTAAAGGAAATGGATAATCATAAGCAAATTGAAGGGTTACTTTCTTACGATTTAGATTTAGGTTTTGTGCGTTTAGATAGAGTGCCAAAAGAGTTGGAGATAAAACCTATTTTAAAAGAACATTTTTGTTTGGTTTTACCTCATGATCACAAATTAAATAAAGAAAACTTTAAAGGCTTGTATCAATTAAGGGAAGAGCCTTTTATTTTATTCGATCCTAAGTATAGTGCGACTTATTTTGAGAAAGTCATGCAGATTTTTGATGATAGCGGCTTCCCCCCTATAGTATCTCACAATACGATTCATGCTAGCTCTATTTATAAGCTTGTGGAAAGCAATTTTGGGGTTTCTATCGTTCCTAAGTCTTTAATTGATAGGAACAACAAACAGATAAAGTTTATTGAGTTAACTAAAATAAAGCAGAAAACGACACTTTCGATGGTTTGGAATAGGCATAATAGGAATCCTATATTGCATAGTGTTTTTGATTTTATCTTGAAACCGGCAGGCAAGTAA
- a CDS encoding aminotransferase class V-fold PLP-dependent enzyme: MIKTLRNILAPTAKKSHLEDYFEPYRENIVGIDESFESPYGTKKIIYADWTASGRLYRPIEEKLLNEIGPFVANTHTETSITGSAMTLAYHDARNIIKKHVNASSEDVLITVGTGMTGAINKFQRILGLKLNENLKDHTQVPEDLRPIIFVSHMEHHSNQTSWLETIAKVEVIPSNKEGLPCVENLKKLLETYKSCPIKIAAITGCSNVTGIRTNYHEVAKIMHQNNGLCFVDFACSAPYIDINMHPEDKESYLDAITFSPHKFLGGPGSSGVLIFNKKLYKNLVPDNPGGGTVSYTNPWGDHDYIDDIETREDGGTPGFLQAIKIALSIQLKEKMGVKNILDREHELNAIVFKKLKNIKNLTILAPEHTDRLGVFSFYIEDVHYNLVVKLLNDRFGVQTRGGCSCAGTYGHYLLNVDKPTSKSIEQKILEGCLIERPGWIRMSIHPTMTNDDIHFICDAIKEVAENCETWAKDYEYNAVKNEFIHKGNHNVEKEITQEWFKL, encoded by the coding sequence ATGATTAAGACATTAAGAAATATACTAGCCCCAACTGCCAAAAAATCACATCTTGAAGATTACTTTGAACCCTATAGGGAAAACATAGTTGGTATAGACGAATCCTTTGAATCGCCTTATGGCACAAAGAAAATTATATATGCCGATTGGACTGCAAGCGGAAGGTTGTACAGACCGATAGAAGAGAAGTTACTTAATGAGATAGGGCCTTTTGTGGCAAATACACATACCGAAACATCCATAACAGGCTCTGCGATGACTTTGGCTTATCATGATGCCAGAAACATTATTAAAAAGCATGTAAATGCATCAAGCGAAGATGTGCTTATAACCGTAGGAACTGGTATGACTGGAGCCATTAATAAGTTTCAGCGTATTTTAGGCTTAAAATTAAATGAAAACCTAAAAGACCATACACAGGTTCCTGAGGATTTAAGACCAATCATTTTTGTATCCCATATGGAGCATCATTCCAATCAGACCTCATGGTTAGAAACCATAGCTAAGGTTGAAGTGATTCCTTCAAATAAAGAAGGGCTACCTTGTGTAGAGAATTTGAAAAAACTTTTGGAAACATATAAAAGCTGTCCTATAAAAATAGCAGCCATAACGGGGTGTTCTAATGTAACTGGGATCAGAACTAACTATCATGAGGTTGCTAAGATCATGCACCAGAATAACGGCTTATGTTTTGTGGATTTTGCATGTTCTGCTCCTTACATTGATATAAATATGCATCCGGAAGATAAAGAATCTTACTTAGATGCCATTACATTTTCTCCTCACAAGTTTTTGGGAGGTCCAGGATCTTCAGGAGTATTAATCTTTAATAAAAAACTGTATAAAAACCTGGTTCCAGATAATCCCGGAGGAGGTACCGTATCGTATACCAATCCATGGGGCGATCATGATTATATTGATGATATTGAAACCAGAGAAGACGGTGGAACACCAGGATTTTTACAAGCTATAAAAATTGCGCTATCCATTCAGCTTAAAGAAAAAATGGGTGTGAAAAATATTCTGGATAGAGAGCATGAATTAAACGCTATAGTTTTTAAAAAGCTAAAAAACATAAAGAATTTAACCATATTGGCACCGGAGCATACAGATCGATTAGGCGTATTTTCTTTTTATATTGAAGATGTACACTATAATTTAGTTGTAAAGCTATTAAATGATCGTTTTGGGGTGCAAACCAGGGGCGGTTGTTCCTGTGCTGGAACTTATGGTCACTATTTGTTAAATGTTGATAAACCAACCTCAAAATCAATCGAACAAAAAATATTAGAAGGTTGTTTAATTGAGCGTCCGGGTTGGATAAGAATGTCCATTCATCCAACTATGACAAATGACGATATTCATTTTATCTGTGATGCTATAAAAGAAGTGGCCGAGAATTGTGAAACTTGGGCAAAAGATTACGAATACAACGCTGTAAAAAATGAGTTTATCCATAAAGGAAATCACAATGTTGAAAAAGAAATAACGCAAGAGTGGTTTAAACTATAA
- a CDS encoding PAS domain-containing hybrid sensor histidine kinase/response regulator, which yields MKRLFVYCSSNFEDLLQLLQEFNSVTYCYFSEIELLKTAIKQKKPDALLLKGVEFSDAILNCIFTNKANHQIPIIISGKFNIPKTPTLQVYSLPDKFNKTELLKLFTKLNLVNKNLVLFQSILEKLDHKEQYIGNTEALQFIYKNKIPIRNNNGEIVMQMEVVEHTKNEIKRDTLEESLHFFNLLMDNIPDAIYFKDRASKFIKVNHVQAVALGVDTTEQAVGKCDADFFGLNQCKEAFNDEQALMDSGIPLINKLEVIDTSKGKKYVKATKVPLMDTNGNCIGLFGISRDITKEYNEVEELRKEKGFLDLLMNNMPSRIYFKDKNSRFIRSNMALAKLFGLCSPEEMYGKTDFDFFGPVHAKEAFEDEQNIIREGTPILNKLESFFKHGQRFWEMTTKIPFFNNQNEVMGIVGITNDFTEQKKLGEKLEKEQELLQVLMDNVPDLIYFKDADLKYIRVNKAFSKFFKVGMDEVIGMTDSDLLDKVTAKEIQEEDLEIVVNGSEIINKVEKLKFQNKKTIWFSSTKVPIKFDNSQATGLVGISRDVTLQEQTKQRLLEAKKKAEAANKAKSLFLANMSHEIRTPMNGIIGMADILGKSKLKPIQAEYLDIIMKSGQTLLALINDILDFSKIETGKMELEIIPVNIRNVIEEVADIHVVHATEKSIDLLAYVDPKTPKLVGGDYIRLKQIITNLVNNAIKFTSKGEVVIHVDYIGKNKGKHEIQFKIKDSGIGVTKKDQTKIFKSFSQVDPSTTRKYGGTGLGLAISQLLVTQMGGELSLESSIKEGSTFFFTAKFHVSKATKKNNMFLGKEQLRKKHIVIVDDNETNRLIFRNYLETWQVKVSEFSSSHEALSFLKKQSFVASNPIDLVLLDYQMPYMNGKELAKRIKSDKRTSNLKLILLSSITDAISLKEMKKIGFETGLNKPIKMNQLLNVLLKVLGMQQKQKKIETPEDENHLEMYKNKRFLIVEDNLINIKVAQIVLSKLSSHVEVAKNGLEAVNLFKKNKFDVILMDIRMPVMDGIEATIKIRASEKRANIEDPVRIIALTANTFQEDIEQCMDNGMDAFLEKPFIRKDLTNILQRLL from the coding sequence ATGAAAAGACTTTTTGTGTATTGTAGCTCTAATTTTGAGGATCTGCTACAATTGTTACAAGAATTTAATAGTGTAACCTATTGTTATTTCAGTGAAATAGAATTATTAAAAACAGCAATCAAGCAAAAAAAACCTGATGCTTTGTTATTAAAAGGGGTCGAGTTTAGTGATGCAATCTTAAATTGTATTTTCACTAATAAGGCAAATCATCAAATACCAATTATTATTTCTGGAAAGTTCAATATACCAAAAACACCAACTTTGCAAGTTTATAGTCTACCAGACAAGTTTAATAAAACAGAGCTTCTTAAATTGTTTACAAAACTAAATTTGGTTAATAAAAATTTGGTTTTGTTTCAAAGCATTTTAGAAAAATTAGATCATAAGGAGCAATACATAGGCAATACTGAAGCTTTACAGTTTATTTACAAAAACAAGATTCCTATTAGAAATAATAATGGAGAGATCGTTATGCAAATGGAGGTAGTAGAGCATACTAAAAATGAAATTAAAAGAGATACGTTGGAAGAAAGCTTACATTTTTTTAATCTTCTAATGGATAACATACCTGATGCCATTTATTTTAAAGATAGAGCTTCAAAATTTATAAAAGTCAATCATGTTCAGGCTGTTGCTTTAGGCGTTGATACCACAGAACAAGCAGTTGGGAAATGCGATGCAGATTTCTTTGGTTTAAATCAATGTAAAGAAGCTTTCAATGACGAACAAGCACTTATGGATAGTGGTATTCCATTAATAAATAAGCTAGAGGTTATTGATACATCCAAAGGTAAAAAATATGTAAAGGCAACGAAAGTTCCTTTAATGGATACCAATGGAAATTGTATAGGTTTATTTGGTATCTCAAGAGATATCACAAAAGAATATAATGAAGTAGAAGAATTGCGTAAAGAAAAAGGGTTTTTAGATCTGTTAATGAACAATATGCCCAGTCGCATTTACTTTAAAGATAAAAATTCTCGATTTATTAGATCTAATATGGCACTAGCTAAATTATTTGGTCTTTGTTCACCTGAAGAAATGTATGGAAAAACCGATTTCGATTTTTTTGGACCTGTTCATGCTAAAGAAGCTTTTGAAGATGAGCAAAATATTATAAGAGAAGGAACTCCTATTTTAAACAAGCTAGAGAGTTTTTTTAAACATGGTCAACGGTTTTGGGAAATGACAACTAAAATCCCCTTTTTTAATAATCAAAATGAGGTCATGGGGATAGTTGGTATTACAAATGATTTCACAGAACAGAAAAAATTAGGAGAAAAACTTGAAAAGGAACAGGAACTTTTACAGGTGCTTATGGATAATGTTCCTGACCTTATCTATTTTAAAGACGCAGATTTAAAATATATCCGTGTAAATAAAGCTTTTTCAAAATTCTTTAAAGTAGGTATGGACGAAGTAATAGGAATGACCGATTCTGACCTTCTTGACAAAGTAACTGCAAAAGAAATTCAAGAAGAGGATCTAGAAATTGTTGTAAATGGCTCAGAAATAATAAACAAGGTAGAAAAACTTAAATTTCAAAATAAGAAAACTATCTGGTTCTCATCGACCAAAGTTCCAATAAAATTCGATAACTCCCAAGCTACAGGACTAGTTGGAATTTCGAGAGACGTAACGCTACAGGAACAAACCAAACAACGTCTTTTAGAAGCCAAAAAGAAAGCAGAAGCGGCTAACAAAGCTAAAAGTTTGTTTCTTGCCAACATGTCTCATGAAATTAGAACACCCATGAATGGTATAATTGGTATGGCCGATATACTGGGTAAATCGAAACTCAAACCGATTCAAGCGGAATACCTCGATATCATCATGAAATCGGGACAAACCTTGCTAGCACTTATTAATGACATTTTAGATTTCTCAAAAATAGAAACAGGTAAAATGGAGCTAGAAATCATCCCTGTTAATATTAGAAACGTTATAGAGGAAGTTGCAGATATTCACGTAGTTCATGCCACAGAAAAATCAATTGACCTATTAGCATATGTAGATCCTAAAACACCTAAACTAGTTGGAGGAGATTACATCCGTTTAAAACAAATTATTACCAACCTTGTGAATAATGCCATAAAATTTACCTCGAAAGGCGAAGTGGTTATTCATGTTGATTATATTGGAAAAAACAAGGGGAAACATGAAATTCAATTCAAAATTAAAGATTCCGGTATAGGTGTAACAAAAAAAGATCAAACAAAAATATTTAAATCGTTTTCCCAAGTAGATCCTTCAACAACCAGAAAATATGGTGGCACAGGTCTTGGGTTGGCTATTTCACAGTTATTGGTTACACAAATGGGAGGTGAATTGAGTCTTGAAAGTTCCATCAAAGAAGGCTCAACATTCTTTTTTACAGCTAAGTTTCATGTTTCAAAAGCTACTAAAAAGAATAATATGTTTTTAGGAAAGGAACAACTTCGTAAAAAGCATATTGTTATTGTAGATGATAATGAAACCAATAGATTAATATTTAGAAACTATCTTGAAACCTGGCAAGTTAAAGTCTCTGAATTTAGCAGTAGCCATGAGGCACTTTCTTTTTTAAAAAAGCAATCCTTTGTAGCTAGTAACCCAATAGATCTGGTTTTACTTGATTATCAAATGCCTTACATGAATGGAAAAGAACTGGCAAAACGAATTAAATCAGATAAACGAACTAGTAATTTAAAATTGATCTTATTATCCTCAATAACCGACGCTATATCATTAAAGGAAATGAAAAAGATTGGTTTTGAAACCGGACTGAACAAACCCATAAAAATGAATCAACTGTTGAATGTTCTTCTAAAAGTTTTGGGCATGCAACAAAAACAAAAAAAAATTGAAACTCCCGAAGATGAAAACCATCTTGAAATGTATAAAAACAAGCGGTTTCTTATTGTGGAAGACAACTTAATAAACATTAAAGTAGCTCAAATCGTTCTTAGCAAATTATCATCACACGTTGAAGTGGCAAAAAACGGTCTGGAAGCCGTTAATTTATTTAAAAAAAATAAATTCGATGTCATATTAATGGATATCAGGATGCCAGTAATGGATGGTATAGAAGCAACTATAAAAATAAGAGCATCGGAAAAAAGGGCAAATATAGAAGATCCTGTTAGGATTATTGCTCTAACAGCCAATACTTTTCAGGAGGATATTGAACAATGTATGGATAACGGAATGGATGCCTTTCTTGAAAAACCATTTATACGAAAGGACTTAACTAATATTTTGCAACGCTTGTTGTAA
- a CDS encoding urocanate hydratase yields MTFQDTILQGIPKVLPVKRNYPTGANRAPKRKDILTIEEKQLAIRNALRYFPKAWHEALAIEFAEELKEYGRIYMYRFKPDYKMHARSISEYPAKSLQAAAIMLMIQNNLDPSVAQHPEELITYGGNGAVFQNWAQYLLVMQYLATMTDEQTLHIYSGHPMGLFPSSKNAPRVIVTNGMMIPNYSQPDDWEKFNALGVTQYGQMTAGSFMYIGPQGIVHGTTITVMNAFRKILPKDESPKGKIFLTAGLGGMSGAQPKAGNIAGCITICAEVNPKAATKRYEQGWVDVLVDNMADLILRVKQAQASKEVVSIAFIGNVVDVWERFDKEHIFIHVGSDQTSLHIPWTGGYYPVDVSYEESNRLIREEPEVFKEKVQTSLCRHAAAINNHVIKGTYFFDYGNAFLLESSRAGADVMAENGIDFKYPSYVQDILGPMCFDYGFGPFRWVCTSGNPEDLDETDAIAASVLQDIMESAPKEIRLQMQDNITWIKNAKKNKMVVGSQARILYADAEGRSKIAEAFNNAIAAGKIGPVVLGRDHHDVSGTDSPFRETSNIYDGSKFTADMAIHNVIGDSFRGATWVSIHNGGGVGWGEVMNGGFGMLLDGTKEAETRLKSMLFYDVNNGIARRSWARNNEAIFAIKREMERTPNLKVTLPNLVDDNLLNNLF; encoded by the coding sequence ATGACGTTTCAAGATACTATATTACAAGGCATCCCTAAAGTTTTACCAGTTAAAAGAAATTACCCGACTGGTGCGAATAGGGCACCTAAGCGAAAGGACATTTTAACCATTGAAGAAAAACAATTAGCTATTAGAAATGCATTGCGTTATTTCCCTAAAGCGTGGCATGAAGCATTGGCTATTGAATTTGCAGAGGAGTTAAAAGAATACGGGCGAATTTATATGTATAGATTCAAGCCGGACTATAAAATGCATGCAAGATCAATTTCCGAATACCCAGCTAAATCGTTGCAAGCTGCAGCCATTATGCTCATGATTCAAAATAATCTGGATCCGTCGGTGGCGCAACACCCAGAGGAATTAATAACCTACGGGGGCAATGGCGCTGTGTTTCAAAACTGGGCGCAGTACCTTTTGGTCATGCAATATCTGGCGACCATGACAGACGAACAAACATTACACATATATTCGGGGCACCCTATGGGATTATTCCCTTCTTCGAAAAATGCTCCAAGAGTGATAGTAACTAATGGTATGATGATACCCAATTATTCGCAACCGGATGATTGGGAAAAGTTTAATGCTCTGGGCGTTACACAATATGGACAAATGACGGCAGGTTCTTTTATGTATATAGGACCACAAGGAATTGTTCACGGCACCACGATTACTGTTATGAATGCTTTTCGTAAAATTTTACCAAAAGACGAGTCACCTAAAGGAAAGATATTTTTGACTGCCGGACTAGGAGGGATGAGTGGGGCACAACCCAAAGCAGGAAATATAGCAGGTTGTATTACCATTTGCGCAGAAGTGAACCCTAAGGCAGCAACAAAGCGCTATGAACAAGGTTGGGTAGATGTTCTGGTTGATAATATGGCGGACTTAATCCTTAGAGTTAAGCAAGCCCAAGCCAGTAAGGAAGTAGTTTCTATAGCATTTATAGGAAATGTGGTTGATGTATGGGAGCGATTTGATAAAGAGCATATTTTTATTCATGTAGGTTCAGATCAAACATCGTTGCATATCCCTTGGACAGGTGGTTATTATCCGGTTGATGTATCATACGAAGAATCTAACCGACTCATTCGTGAAGAACCAGAAGTATTTAAAGAGAAAGTACAAACGTCGTTATGCAGACATGCAGCGGCAATAAATAACCATGTTATAAAAGGGACCTATTTTTTCGATTATGGTAATGCCTTTTTATTAGAATCATCTAGAGCGGGAGCAGATGTAATGGCAGAAAATGGTATAGATTTTAAATATCCATCCTATGTACAGGATATCTTAGGGCCTATGTGTTTTGACTATGGTTTTGGACCTTTCCGTTGGGTATGTACTTCTGGAAATCCAGAGGATTTAGATGAAACTGATGCTATAGCAGCTTCTGTTTTACAAGACATCATGGAAAGCGCACCCAAAGAAATTCGGTTGCAAATGCAGGACAATATCACCTGGATTAAAAATGCCAAGAAAAATAAAATGGTTGTAGGCTCACAAGCTCGTATCTTGTATGCCGATGCCGAAGGACGCTCTAAAATTGCAGAAGCATTTAATAATGCTATAGCTGCGGGTAAAATTGGTCCTGTAGTTTTAGGAAGGGATCACCACGATGTAAGTGGAACAGATTCGCCTTTTAGGGAAACATCCAATATTTACGATGGCAGCAAATTTACGGCAGACATGGCAATTCATAATGTTATTGGCGATAGTTTTAGAGGTGCTACATGGGTATCAATTCATAATGGCGGTGGCGTAGGTTGGGGCGAAGTGATGAATGGCGGTTTTGGGATGTTGCTAGATGGAACCAAAGAAGCCGAAACCCGTTTAAAAAGTATGCTATTCTACGATGTAAACAACGGTATTGCCCGTAGAAGCTGGGCAAGAAATAATGAAGCTATCTTTGCCATAAAGCGTGAGATGGAAAGAACACCTAATTTAAAAGTAACACTTCCAAATTTAGTAGACGATAACCTTCTTAACAATCTGTTTTAA
- the hutI gene encoding imidazolonepropionase, with translation MATLFKNIKELIQVRTEPISFVSGKAMSELPTIKNAFLIVENGLISDFGTMDTCPDSNFSEVVDATGRMILPSWCDSHTHIVYAGNREGEFVGRIKGLSYEEIAANGGGILNSAKTLQETSEEELYQQSKDRLEDVIQLGTGAVEIKSGYGLTVDAELKMLRVIKRLKENYPVAVKATFLGAHAVPVEYKGNKEAYLKLLIDEALPKITKENLAEYIDIFCETGYFSVADTELILEAGKTYGLIPKIHVNQFTAIGGVQSGVKYNALSVDHLEAMRDEDIEALKGTQTMPVALPSCSYFLSIPYTPARKMIDAGLPLALATDYNPGSTPSGNMNFVVSTACIKMKMAPEEAINAATLNGAYAMGLEDKVGSITKGKQANLILTKPINSFGFIPYSFGMNQIDKVYLKGKEFFV, from the coding sequence ATGGCTACCTTATTTAAAAACATAAAAGAACTCATACAAGTACGTACAGAACCCATCTCATTTGTTTCTGGAAAAGCTATGAGCGAATTACCAACCATAAAAAATGCTTTTTTAATTGTTGAGAATGGATTGATTTCTGATTTTGGAACCATGGATACTTGTCCCGATTCCAATTTCTCTGAGGTTGTAGACGCTACCGGAAGGATGATTTTACCATCATGGTGCGATTCCCATACACACATTGTTTATGCAGGTAATCGCGAAGGGGAATTTGTAGGCCGAATAAAAGGATTGTCTTATGAAGAAATAGCTGCCAATGGTGGTGGTATTTTAAATTCGGCTAAAACATTACAAGAAACATCGGAAGAAGAACTCTATCAACAAAGTAAAGACCGTTTAGAAGACGTTATTCAATTGGGAACAGGAGCTGTAGAGATTAAATCCGGATATGGTTTAACGGTAGATGCGGAATTAAAAATGTTACGGGTTATTAAACGTTTAAAAGAAAACTATCCTGTTGCTGTTAAAGCTACTTTTTTAGGAGCACATGCCGTCCCTGTAGAATACAAAGGCAATAAAGAAGCTTATTTGAAATTACTGATAGATGAGGCACTTCCTAAGATAACTAAAGAAAACTTAGCAGAATACATCGATATATTTTGCGAGACAGGTTACTTTTCTGTTGCCGACACAGAATTAATTCTAGAAGCAGGTAAAACGTATGGACTGATACCAAAAATTCATGTTAATCAATTTACGGCAATTGGAGGTGTACAATCAGGCGTAAAGTATAACGCGTTGTCTGTAGATCATTTAGAAGCCATGAGAGACGAAGATATTGAAGCCTTAAAAGGAACACAAACGATGCCTGTAGCGCTACCGAGCTGTTCTTATTTTTTAAGTATTCCGTATACACCAGCTCGTAAGATGATAGATGCTGGATTACCATTAGCATTAGCGACAGATTATAACCCGGGGTCTACACCATCGGGTAATATGAATTTTGTGGTGTCTACTGCCTGTATAAAAATGAAGATGGCTCCAGAAGAAGCGATTAACGCAGCAACTTTAAATGGTGCTTACGCCATGGGGTTAGAAGATAAAGTAGGCTCAATAACCAAAGGGAAACAGGCTAATTTAATACTTACCAAACCAATCAACTCTTTCGGGTTTATTCCTTATTCGTTTGGAATGAATCAGATTGATAAAGTGTATTTAAAAGGTAAAGAATTTTTTGTTTAA
- the hutH gene encoding histidine ammonia-lyase has product MTFKYGIDNLTVTKVLAISKGEIKAVITDEAKQKVIACRKKVETMAAGQKAVYGINTGFGPLCDVQITKEETNKLQENLLITHAVGVGNPIDKELSKIMMICKVHALCQGFSGVRLELIERIIYFINNDLIPVVPEQGSVGASGDLAPLSHLFLPLIGEGEFWTDNKIESAKIGLKAHKLKPLVLQAKEGLGLINGTQFILAHTIVGLDKMKYLLDLADVAGAMSIEGYQGSSAPFRDELHKIRPFKGCIEVAERMFMLLYRSQNVTSHEDCKRVQDPYSMRCIPQVHGASRNAYYHLNELAEIEMNAVTDNPIVLSETEAISGGNFHGQPLAMALDYASIAASELGNISDRRCYLLLEGKFGLPRLLTTGGGLNSGFMIPQYTTAALVTENKSLCFPPSADSIPTSLGQEDHVSMGSISGRKFNQILGNIDKILAIELMYAAQALEFRRPNTFSDIIEENFKIIREKVAKLEEDRLLKDDIDAMILLVKNQIFILR; this is encoded by the coding sequence ATGACATTTAAGTACGGTATTGATAACTTAACAGTTACTAAGGTATTGGCTATTTCGAAAGGCGAAATAAAAGCAGTTATTACAGATGAGGCAAAACAAAAAGTAATTGCATGTAGAAAGAAGGTAGAAACCATGGCTGCTGGACAAAAAGCGGTTTATGGAATTAATACAGGGTTTGGTCCCTTGTGTGACGTTCAGATCACAAAGGAGGAAACTAATAAGCTACAGGAAAACCTGTTGATTACCCATGCAGTAGGAGTTGGAAATCCCATAGACAAAGAACTGTCTAAAATCATGATGATTTGTAAAGTACATGCCTTATGTCAAGGGTTTTCTGGAGTTCGATTAGAATTAATAGAACGAATTATATATTTCATTAATAACGATTTAATACCAGTGGTACCAGAACAAGGTTCGGTAGGTGCTTCGGGAGACTTAGCGCCGTTATCGCATTTATTCTTACCATTAATAGGAGAAGGAGAGTTTTGGACCGATAATAAAATTGAATCGGCAAAAATCGGATTAAAGGCCCATAAATTAAAACCTTTGGTACTACAAGCTAAAGAAGGTCTGGGATTAATTAATGGAACACAATTTATTTTAGCCCATACTATAGTGGGCTTAGATAAAATGAAATACTTACTAGATTTGGCCGATGTTGCCGGAGCTATGAGTATAGAGGGCTATCAGGGTAGTTCTGCACCTTTTAGAGATGAATTACATAAAATACGACCATTTAAGGGCTGTATTGAAGTTGCAGAAAGAATGTTTATGCTACTCTACAGGTCACAGAACGTAACCTCTCATGAAGATTGTAAACGTGTTCAAGACCCATATTCAATGCGTTGTATTCCACAGGTACATGGAGCATCCAGAAATGCTTATTACCATTTAAACGAATTGGCAGAAATAGAAATGAATGCCGTTACAGATAATCCGATTGTATTAAGTGAAACAGAAGCTATTTCGGGCGGGAACTTTCATGGACAACCTTTAGCCATGGCGCTGGATTATGCATCTATAGCCGCTTCAGAATTAGGTAATATTTCAGATAGACGTTGTTACCTTTTATTAGAAGGCAAATTCGGATTACCACGACTATTAACCACTGGAGGTGGATTAAATTCTGGCTTCATGATTCCGCAGTATACAACCGCAGCCTTAGTTACAGAAAATAAGTCATTATGCTTTCCGCCGTCTGCAGATAGTATTCCAACATCCTTAGGGCAAGAAGATCATGTGTCTATGGGAAGTATTTCCGGGCGTAAGTTCAATCAGATATTAGGAAATATCGATAAGATATTAGCCATTGAACTTATGTATGCTGCTCAGGCTTTAGAGTTTAGGAGACCAAATACATTCTCTGATATTATAGAAGAAAACTTCAAAATTATTAGAGAAAAAGTAGCTAAATTAGAGGAGGATAGACTATTAAAAGACGATATAGATGCCATGATTCTATTAGTTAAAAATCAAATATTTATTTTAAGGTAA